The following are encoded together in the Oncorhynchus nerka isolate Pitt River linkage group LG23, Oner_Uvic_2.0, whole genome shotgun sequence genome:
- the dcun1d3 gene encoding DCN1-like protein 3 has product MGQCVTKCKNPSSSLGSKSGDKEQGSKSHHKKGGGGGGHKEEPGTVCRKTSSEHMFNGTKTAMEVTVETTVIPASAMLGDLRKEDCLVADREGPSLLRIEELFSCYKDPHEDAILEEGMEGFCNDLCVDPAEFRVLVLAWKFQAATMCKFTRKEFVDGCRAIQADSLEGICSRFSCMLLEAQGEESFKDLYRFTFQFGLDAEEGQRSLQRDIAIALWRLVFTQDTPAILEHWLDFLGENPSGVRGISRDTWNMFLNFTQAIGPDLSNYSEDEAWPSLFDTFVEWEMERRKKEAQEEQLKRAEEEERGCTETEGSPSSTDGLETESGWGSQTWVGH; this is encoded by the exons atgggccAGTGCGTCACCAAGTGTAAGAACCCATCGTCCTCGCTCGGCAGCAAGAGTGGCGACAAGGAGCAGGGGTCCAAGTCCCACCACAAGAAAGGTGGCGGGGGAGGAGGGCACAAAGAGGAGCCTGGCACTGTGTGCAGAAAGACCTCCAGTGAGCACATGTTCAACGGCACCAAGACCGCCATGGAGGTTACCGTGGAGACCACGGTGATCCCTGCGTCAGCCATGCTGGGGGACCTGAGGAAGGAGGACTGCTTGGTGGCGGATAGGGAGGGGCCGTCCTTGCTGCGCATCGAGGAGCTCTTCAGCTGCTACAAGGACCCGCATGAGGATGCCATCttggaggagggcatggaggggTTCTGCAACGACCTGTGCGTGGACCCCGCCGAGTTCCGCGTGCTGGTCCTCGCCTGGAAGTTCCAGGCGGCCACCATGTGCAAGTTTACAAG GAAGGAGTTTGTGGATGGATGCAGGGCGATCCAGGCGGACAGTCTGGAGGGCATCTGCTCCCGGTTCTCCTGCATGCTGCTGGAGGCACAGGGCGAGGAGAGCTTCAAGGACCTGTACCGCTTCACCTTCCAGTTTGGCCTTGATGCTGAGGAGGGCCAGCGCTCTCTTCAGCGCGACATCGCCATCGCTCTGTGGCGCCTGGTCTTCACGCAGGACACGCCGGCTATCCTTGAGCACTGGCTGGACTTCCTCGGCGAGAACCCGTCGGGCGTGCGGGGCATCTCGCGGGACACCTGGAACATGTTCCTCAACTTCACACAGGCCATCGGGCCGGACCTGAGCAACTACAGCGAGGACGAGGCCTGGCCCAGCCTCTTCGACACCTTTGTGGAGTGGGAGATGGAGCGCAGGAAAAAGGAGGCACAGGAGGAGCAGTTGaagagggcagaggaggaggagaggggatgcaCTGAGACCGAGGGCTCTCCCTCCAGCACAGACGGACTTGAAACAGAGAGCGGATGGGGCTCACAGACCTGGGTGGGCCACTAA